The Idiomarina loihiensis L2TR genomic sequence TGGGCTTCGTCGCGCAAGTTTATCTGGGACGCGCAAGGTTACAAAAAGAACGATACCAATGTGCTGGCTATGTCGTATTACCCTGAAGAGGGCAATCCATTATGGGAACGTTACTCGACCGCTTCTATTATTCACACAATTGAGCACTATAACGATTACAGCTTTGACTATCCTTATCCTGTCGCTATATCGGTAAACGGCCCTGTTGGTGGTATGGAATACCCGATGATTACCTTTAATGGTCCGCGCCCTTACGTTGATGAGGATTCAGGTGAGAAATACTACTCTAAACGCACCAAATACGGTCTAATTTCTGTAATCATCCACGAAATTGGTCACATTTACTTTCCTATGGTAGTTAACTCTGATGAACGCCAGTGGACCTGGATGGATGAAGGTATCAATACTTACCTACAGTTTCTGGCTGAACAAAAATGGGAAAAAGATTATCCGTCGTGGCGCGGTGAACCGCGTAACATTACCAGTTACATGGCCAGCAGTAACCAAATGCCTATTATGACCAACTCAGAGTCGATTCTGCAATTTGGTAATAATGCCTACGGAAAGCCAGCTACAGCACTTAATATATTACGTGAAACTATCGTTGGCCGTGAGCTCTTTGATTTCGCTTTCCGTCAGTATGCGCAGCGTTGGAAATTTAAACGTCCTACACCAGAAGACTTATTCAGAACCATAGAAGATGCTTCCGGCGTTGATTTAGACTGGTTCTGGAGAGGCTGGTTCTACTCTACTGACCATGTCGATATCGCCCTTGAGCAAGTCAATCAGTTGACTATTAATACGCAAGATCCGGAAATCGAAAAAGCATGGCAAGAACAGCAAGAAAATGCTGAGCCAGAGTCTTTGACAACTCAGCGTAATGCCGACGTTAATTATAAAATTCATCAGCAACCGGATCTTACTGACTTTTATAATGAGAACGACGACTACACTGTCACTAACGCTGACCGAAACAAATATCAAGAGCTGATAGAGGGGCTTAACGAAGAGCAGCGGGAAATGCTGAAGAACGGCAGCAACTTCTACGTACTTGATTTCGTCAATAAAGGCGGCTTAGTTATGCCTATTTTACTAGATCTTCAGTTTGAAGATGGCAGTAAAGAACATGTTCGCATTCCGGCCGAAGTATGGCGTCGCTCTCCAGAAAAGGTGAGCAAGTTATTAATTCGCGATAAAACTTTGACTCAAGTCGTTGTTGACCCTAACTGGGAGACGGCAGATGTTGATACCAGTAACAACTACTGGCCAGCCAGAGCAGTGCCATCCCGGATTGAACTGTTTAAGCGTGAAGACCGTAATAAGAGCATGATGGAAGAC encodes the following:
- a CDS encoding M1 family metallopeptidase codes for the protein MKLNHLIATAAVCLTVNQAATAQAFEDKFRQLNDDKFRSPNIYRTASGAPGHAYWQQEADYKIEVALDDENQSITAQSTITYTNNSPDTLRYLWVQLDQNRFKKDSIGPQSQASGDLDRVSFSRMESMLTQEEFPAGYELTEISNEDGEPLAHYVNDTMLRLDLDEPLKSGESVTFNINWQFNIIEAEVLGGRGGYEYFEDDGNYLYEMAQWFPRMAAYYDAEGWQNKQFIGNGEFALEFGDYRVEITVPADHIVASTGVLQNPDEVLTSTQRERLEKARNSDKPVKIVTEEEALENQKESTSNTKTWIFEADKVRDFAWASSRKFIWDAQGYKKNDTNVLAMSYYPEEGNPLWERYSTASIIHTIEHYNDYSFDYPYPVAISVNGPVGGMEYPMITFNGPRPYVDEDSGEKYYSKRTKYGLISVIIHEIGHIYFPMVVNSDERQWTWMDEGINTYLQFLAEQKWEKDYPSWRGEPRNITSYMASSNQMPIMTNSESILQFGNNAYGKPATALNILRETIVGRELFDFAFRQYAQRWKFKRPTPEDLFRTIEDASGVDLDWFWRGWFYSTDHVDIALEQVNQLTINTQDPEIEKAWQEQQENAEPESLTTQRNADVNYKIHQQPDLTDFYNENDDYTVTNADRNKYQELIEGLNEEQREMLKNGSNFYVLDFVNKGGLVMPILLDLQFEDGSKEHVRIPAEVWRRSPEKVSKLLIRDKTLTQVVVDPNWETADVDTSNNYWPARAVPSRIELFKREDRNKSMMEDFNEELESGNDD